From the genome of Nicotiana sylvestris chromosome 1, ASM39365v2, whole genome shotgun sequence:
TCCTGATGTTGTGGAACCCGACGTATAGTTGCTGCTTTACTGCTTTTGCGAGTGCACCTCCCTACCATCACCAAATAGCCACAAAAGTGATACCTGCAAAACACACAAACACCATAGAATCAAGAAAACTATAGGAGGACCGGGCTGTCACTGTCACCAGCGGCAGAAAAATGCGAATCTGGTAATTACCCACTTGAAATCACAgaaaaaaaattgacaaaattACCTGTGGTTCTTTTAACAGTCAAATTCTTTATTAATAATGCTAAATCTTATGTGGAGACATTAAATCTCTTACTACACACCCAAACGACCCCAAAATTTTTAAATGCATGATCATTAActtttgttttcctcaaaaaaaaatattatactttTAATTTTTTCCCAGAAACAAAAAACAACAAATAAGAAGGCACTTCAATCATTTGCATCTATAATATGAAATATTTCTTAAAGACATTCTATTCTAGATTGAAAAAGTATAGTATTAGTTGTTTCCTAAGAAAATATAGTAGACTTCTCTATAACAATATCGATATATAATATTCATTTATTATAAAAGCCAAGTTATTTATGAAatcaatttttatgttatgttataatatatgttttatATAACAGCACTTCGCTATGACAGACAAAAAAATTCGGAACAACCGAGGTTATTAAATACTAATCCTGGCATTATTAATGGCAAAGCAATCTCATAAAATCACAACCAACTGTGTGAATATAATCCAGATTAATTAAATCTAATCCTTATTTAATTCATTCATATCAATATTCACTCTTCTCTCATTGACTAATTTTGTGTTATTTAATGCTAAATGAACAATCTTCTTATTTAAAGGCTTATGATGGATGATATTTTGTGAAGATTATTCGATTAGTTTCGTGTTGAAGAGGGACACTTTGCCGGATTGGGAAGAATCTTCAAGTTTTTCTCTTTGGAAGTGTGGTAATTTTACTATTTTCGCAATTCTTTTTAAAGGATCCATTTTGTtatatctttttcctttttcctttttatttgaaACAGAAATTGAAACTAATAACGAGAAATAGGTCGGATCAGATGGGATGagtctattttttttaatttaaagttcAGTATATTACAAAAGTTACTGACCTAATCAAAAGGGAGAAATGCTTCCTACCAGAAGGTTTTTCATTTTATGAACATGAACTCAAGATTCTAattaaaaataagaaatttaTCTATCTCACCACATCTCGAGTAACACACTAACATTGGCATCGATCTACTATTAGTTTCTACAAGTACATGTATATATTTGTTCGACCTTGTAATCTTCTTTCCAAGTTTTTCCTATCCTTCCCAATAAGTATAATAAAaaaattagaaggaaaaaaaaaacaacaaatgaAAAGTATCCTTATATTATCTCAAGTTAGGGATCATGATGAAACTCACTACCTTATTTTATCTACATAGATATAATCTCTAAGGggtaaatattaaataaaaaaaaatcacaacaaactTCATGCTTGTGATTTGGATCTTATTTTAAGCTTTTTCTTATATTTTAGTCACATAACTCCTTCTAACCAACATGTtatcaaaaaaattaaaatattaaggTATGATCTTCATTGATTCGTAGTTGAACTAGACAAATATAATGTTCAATATCTGCATATTTTTAATTAGATGGAGGACTTAATCTCTCAATTAAAGTTAATATATAAAGTGAAAGCAAAAAATCAGGTGAGATTTGCAAaggaataaataaaaataaaaatataaataaataattaaaagcaaagAGGAGATCGCTGACTCAGCAACGAACAGTCAACACTTTGCCAGCCACCTGCTGGGCCACGCGGTTTTAGGTATTTCCAAACCTCACTTTCCATTCCTAGAAACTCCATAAGACTCCTTTTGACACGCGAGAGATAAAtgataattaattttaaaatttgaaattaattTATCTCATATTTAATTAGAATAAAATTATAGTATAACTAATTCAAGAATTAGTTATTCGGGAATTATAATGGTTTTTAATCCCTATAAGAGATTAAGATAACCAGTCACAAGATAATTAATCCCAGAAAAATTAATCATATGATAACGTGTTTCCCAACCAAACAACCTCTAAGTTAGCATTTATTTTATTACCGATCCAATTTCTCGTTTCATGTGTTTACACTAACCAATAAATCCAtaacatatatttttataaaaataattaacattaaacaaaattaattagtATAATTTGATGTAAATACTCTGCGAATAAATTTTTATCATCAAGGAATATAGTAAGATGAAGGAAATTCATCCGGACTAATCAGAGGTCTCGGGTTTAagtcttcaaaaataaaataaaaaggtctaATATAAAGTGTTACTTCTTTGATAAGTCTTCTATGGTACGATTTGAATTAGTCGAGGCAATAAATTCAAACACCAAATAATTAATATGAATCAGAGGAGCAAAACAGAAAAACACTCCTTAATATAtcaaagatttttcatattttttaagCTTGCATATGAAATAGTCACATATCATAAAGTCACATAATCTTTATTTTATTTAGTTAAACACAAATGTTCTCCTCACATTAGTAGAGTTAGTACAAAATTAGGTGAGGATTACTTTTTACTATTTAACTTTATCAACTCGTTAAAGTGACATCTTACTACTCCATATATCGCAGTTTATACAATAGTTACTAGAATTTGAATAGTCAATACCTTTTTAATGGTATTTTTAAAACATTTTAGATACTCTTTTAATTATAAAAACTGTgatttataatattttttttatatgttatATTTAACTCTGTAAATTTCATTACAAGTAGAAGGAGAAATCAATAttcaaaaataaatgaaaatttaTAGATAATAATTTGATCATTCTTAAATTGTTCTTTCTGCACTTAGCAAGAGTCAACTATTTCATGCTCTTATCATGTTTCATTATTTTTGTTCAACTTTAGAATTTCTAAAAAGGAGAACATTTCAATTTATAGTAATCTTCATGTTAAATAGCTTTAGACTCTTCAATAATTGATGTTTCAATTTTCAATTTCAAAGTTTCACCCTAGAATTCCCTTTATTAAAGTTCTCAAGTCCAAGTCTTGAAAAAAAATAATTCTAATACAGTGTTTTCCCTCAAATGAATCGTATATGGCATAAATTTGAATTAATCAGATACTAAATCTAAATATAGCTTGAAAATTCGATAATACTTCTCACCTGACCTACTAGACAATTCCTACATACGCAATCCAAATTAGTCGAGCAAGTAAAAAGGCAGCCCGATCCACTAAACTGCCGCTATGTGCGGGGTCAGGGAAAGAGTCTTACTTGTATTTCTGTAAGAGGTTATTTTCACATAAACCGTAATCTCCtgatcacatgacaacaactttaccggTTACACCAAGACTCGCTAATCGAGCAAGTGAATTCCTAATATCatatgattaaaaaaaaaaaaaaatctaaagttAAATTCCCATATTACCCTTCACCTTCCCTACAAGACATTAATTCCCATTTTCATTAATTTCTTTTGAAGGTAGGTTTCTTTTTCTAATAATAATGGAGTCAACAAACAGCAGACGAAACGTCTggtcaaaagtcaaaccttttgTCTTTCCCTTTCCCTCTCCCGTCATCTACTTCTAACCAACTCCCCCTTTACCCCCACTACCCCCACCCATCCCACCCCAATATCAACCTTGATTTCCATTATTTCAGCTACTTTCAGCTCAAAAAACCTCAATTTCAggtcaaaactacgtcgttttgagctGATGGAGGAAGAGTTCGAGAGGAAGCCGATTGAGGTTAAGGCTACTGAAGCTTTGGGTTGTGGATTCGATTTTGCGAGCGATTTCAGGTTGAAGTTCGTAAAAAAATGCTCAAACGGGGGTAGGTTGGTAATTTTGGACGAGATGAACAGGCGCAACGTTGTTGTTCCTGGTGGCGTTACCATTCCTgatgtttctgaaaatataagaTGTGATAAAGGAGACCATATTCGGTTTAAATCCGATGTTCTTGAATTTAATCAGGTTTGCCTTTTTTACCTTCCTTTTTAATGATTATTTACTTGgtttgaatttatttttttatgtgttttttgaattttgtttaagAGCTTAAATTCTGTGGATTGATGGAGTAAAACATACTTAAACAATCAGGTTACTTGTAAGGTAATTGCAGGTAACAAGTTAAATGAAGCTGAGTTAAATTATGATGATAGTCTAAAATaagtatataacttaaatcctttGTTTAATTGTATGATCCGGATTAATGCAGTTCCTATGTGAATTAACTATGTAGTTTAATTGAATGTAGTGGAGGGGATAATCGggggagattttttttttttgagaattttATGATGGAAAGTGGAGGTTTTTAATCAAGTTCAACTTTTTAGACAAATTATGTTACTCCTATAATAATCTTTTAATTTATTAAATGATTTTCTCAATTGTGTTCTAGAATTTTCTTCGAAGTGTGCTAGGATTGATTCTAAGAAGTGAAGTGTCCTCAGTGTACGTTATATATGATAGTAGATTCAGGAACTTTTAAATGAGCTAGTAGAGTAAGATTAAATTGGCGATTGAAAAGATTGGCCTAATGAGTGGTATAAGAAGAGAACTTCTTGCGCTGATCAATGCAATTTTTATAACGATGGTGTCTGCGTCAGCTTGCACGCACCTCGACTATCACACCAGATATGAGTTTTTCATATGGATTTGAGGGTTTCTATGCAGTAAGGATGCGCACCTCTCGTGCGATTATTAGTTAACTTGCTCAGGAAATGGaggataaaacaaaagaaaaagaatatgtTTGACCATTTGAAATTGCTTGAAAGAAATATGGTAGGTTTACAGAAGATTTAAGATGCAGGAAGTTATGATGTTATTGTTTAAGGTTAAGCATGCTTGCCAAGCCTAACTTTCTCATCCATTGTTTTAAATTTTGTGTAGCAGCATTTAAACAAAAACAGAGCATCAAGCTTCTTGAATTCTAAAATATCACGTAAATTTCCGTAAAGTACTAATATAAACCTATAAGAAGGGAAGTAAAACTTTAGAGAAGTTTGAACAAGACCTGTTAAAGGCATAAAAGCCATAGTTTTCTTGCTGCATTTTAAACCGAATAAGAGAAGAAAATAATCTGAGTGATCCTTTAGTGTTTTTTGTTATGTTATTGGCTGTCTCCTTAGCTCTAAATCTTCCTTACATCTTTATTGCAGATGTCAGAATTGCTTAATCAAAAATCGTCGGTACATGGAAAGGTTCCATCAGGCTATCTAAATGCCATGTTTGATTTAAGTGGAGCCTGGTTGAATGATTCAGCAGATGCTAAATACCTTGCTTTTGATGGTTATTTTGTCTCCTTATACTATTTGCACCTGACGGCATCCCCTTTAGTACTCCAAGACAAAGTAAAGAAGGCTGTTCCACCGCATTGGGATCCGGCATCCTTGTCCAGGTAGCTTCTCCATTCCACTCAGTCCGCTTTTGCCTTAATTGGATGAGTTGCTGTTTGTGAGTTCTAACTGGCAAAGCACAACTTTTTAAATATCGTCATATGTGTGTTAACTGATATGTTAAGGacaccctttcctttttcttcaagTACTAATGCAACCTTTTTCTTCAAGTACTAATGTATTTAAGAATAGCCGCTGCCAACTTGCTTGGGTTTGAGGGGTTGTACTAGTACTTAAGTATCTGCATGATAGTGTTTAGAGATGCATTCATGTTTTCATTTGGTAGTCTTGTTGCATGTTTCTAATTTGACAGTTCTTAGCAGATTTATCCGGACTTATGGGACACATATCATTGTGGGGATGGGTGTTGGAGGCCAGGACTTACTTTGTGTTAAGCAGAAACCATCATCAGGAGTCCCTCCTGCTGAACTAAAAGGATATTTGGATGATCTTGGAGATTGTCTCTTTTCCGACGGAACAAGTCCTCTGCCTGAGATGAAGTCAAGAGAGAGTAAAAAGAAGGTATTTCACACTTACTAAAGTAGGCACTTAATTTGTCTTTGGGTATCATCGAAATTTTATGCGCATAGGTTGGGGCAATTGTTTTAGATGGATTTTCTATTTCAACTATATAGGCCCCGGAGGTATTCAATCGCATGTTGCAGTCGCATACCATGCAATTTACCAGCATAACAGAGACGTCAAGCAAGGATGTAAGTCTCTCTCCGAACTTCTGTTTTCTGAAATGAAAAGAAGTGCTTGTCATGATAAGGTATTAACCAGATAATCTGGAACAGGGCCTCACTATAATTTGGTCAAAAAGAGGTGGTGATGTGTTTGCACCGAGCCACTCGAAGTGGCTTCAGTCCGTGGCTGCTTACCCTGATGGCATACTCTTCAGACTTGTACCCATTACTTCACTCTTAACGGGAATTCCGGGGAGTGGCTATCTCAGCCATGCAATAAATTTATATCTACGATGTAAGTATTTTCGTAGTCTTTCATAGATAATAACCATATTTCCCACTCTTTAATGATCTATAGTCAGATAAGGTGTATCACCtcttttttatataaaaataaatagcattttttttttatattgttcTTGCAGATATTGTTTTAGTTGGGGTTTAGGGATTTGTATAGCTTTCTGAAGTGTAATAGTTGATTGGTTCTAATTTGACCCTGAACAATCAAGTACCTTAGCTTAGGTGAGACCTTTGTCTTCCAAATAAGAGAGTTAATCAAGCATATCCTTAATGTGGTATAAAATTGAGCTAACATGATCACAAGTGAGTCTGGGTAGATTATATTTTTTAGATTTACGATCATGATGGGCTAGTATTGATATGTTGAAAAAatggttctttttctttttttttgaaaaaggcaATGGAGGTCTCATTTTGTTTTCTGATTCATAGTTCAACACGAACGAACTAGGTGCAACTTGAAGTTTTACATGGGTGCTGTTTCGAAGTAGTACATACAGTGTAGTTATTGGTGATGTCAACTTTTTCTTATTTAACTATTGCTTGGATAATAATGAGTCCCCTGGTTCTTGAATGTCCAAAATTGGAAGTACAAGGAATAACCCCTAAGGTATcttaatctcttttttttttgcatcCACCTCACCTGATCAGAAGAAATTGGATTTAACCTACAACGATCTCATATTTGGTCCATGCAGGTCCAGATTAGATATTTGCGAAGATTTCAGGACTCCATTTTGACCTAATTCTTCTTATTGAATGTTAATGTAGAGATTTTCCACTGTATATATTTTCTTTTCGAAGTTCATGAAGAGCGGAATACGTTTTGACTATCATATCTTTAAGAGTAGTTT
Proteins encoded in this window:
- the LOC104214668 gene encoding MACPF domain-containing protein At4g24290-like, whose product is MEEEFERKPIEVKATEALGCGFDFASDFRLKFVKKCSNGGRLVILDEMNRRNVVVPGGVTIPDVSENIRCDKGDHIRFKSDVLEFNQMSELLNQKSSVHGKVPSGYLNAMFDLSGAWLNDSADAKYLAFDGYFVSLYYLHLTASPLVLQDKVKKAVPPHWDPASLSRFIRTYGTHIIVGMGVGGQDLLCVKQKPSSGVPPAELKGYLDDLGDCLFSDGTSPLPEMKSRESKKKAPEVFNRMLQSHTMQFTSITETSSKDGLTIIWSKRGGDVFAPSHSKWLQSVAAYPDGILFRLVPITSLLTGIPGSGYLSHAINLYLRYKPALEDLQCFLEFQVPTQWAPLFCELPLRHQRRVASCPALQFCLFGPKICVSPTQVTSGEKPVIGLRLYLEGKKFNQLAIHVQHLSSLPNIMTSKSANPTLHKPCQWRGSDDYESSDQFLEPVRWPRYSNVCSSVVKHDLSWMQGETSGVFVVTGAQLISKGKWPKTVLHLRLLFSHLPNCTVRKTEWAATPEGTHRSSFLTNLSTTFTFTQRTKADAAPKQHPAALNSGVYPEGPPVPVRSTKLLKYVDTAEVARGPYDTPGHWLVTAAKLVTEGGKIGLHVKFALLDFLNES